AGGCCCGCGGCGCCGCCGGGACGCGCCCTGTCCTTGAACTGGTTGCCCAGGCACGATTCGTCGGCGTAGATGTGGATCAGCGGCTGGGTCTGCGAGGGGCTCGGGACGCTCAAGAATGGGCCTGGTGAGGGTTTGCGGGTGCGGAGCCGGGCGGGCGTGCACCTCCGCTTAACAAGACACCGCCGCCCCCGCCCGCGCAACCCGGCGCGCGACCGTTGACACGGACGCATCATGAGACGATCCTTGTACACCTGCCCGCCGCTCCCCGCGGCCTCTCCCTCCGCACGCGCCTCCGTCCCGCCCGTTCCCGCCAGATGAAGATCGTTCTCGCCGCACCGCTGGTTCGTGCCGGACAGCTCCGCGGAGTCTCATGAGGTATTACGACGGGCGGTTCTCGTGAGGGTGACGGCGCGCGCCGGCGTCCTGCACCTCGTCCGCGCGGACGACTGGTGGCTGTACCACCTCCTTCCGCTTCTTGCGGCGGCGTACGCTTCGATCGCGTTCTACGCGGTCGGGCCGGCCGTCGCGTACCCGGCGGTGGCGCGCCTCATCCTCTCCATCGTCTGCATCGCGGCGTACGCGCATCTCATCAACGACATCGGCGACGCGGAGCAGGACGCCGTGGCGGGGAAGCCGGACCGCTGGCGCGGCGTTTCGCTGGTGTGGCGCGGGGCGATCGCCGCGGCGTTCCTGGCGTGCGGGTTCGGCGCGTGGGTGGGGGCGGGGCTTTCGGCGCGGATGCTGGAGCTGCTGACGGTGATCGCGGCGCTGCAGCCGGTGTACGCGTTGCATCCGCTGCGGCTCAAGGAGCGCGGCGGGTGGGGGCTCGCTGCGGACGCGCTGCACACGCACGCGCTTCCGACGCTGTTCTGCGTGGCGCTGTTCGCGCAGGCGGCGGGGGCGCCGGTGTGGGCGCCCCTTCCGCTGGTGCTGACGGCGTGGGCGTTCTTCGTGGGGGTGCGCGGCATCGTCTACCACCAGCGTACCGACGAGGCAAACGACCGGCGGGCGGGGGTCGCCACTTTCGTGACGAGGCACGGCTCCGGCAGCTCCGCGGCTTTCGTGCGGCGTGCCGTGTTCCCGGCCGAGCTGGTGGCGCTGGGCGCGGCGGGCGTGGCTCTCTTCCCGGTGATCCCGGTGCCGGTGCTCGCGTTCGTGGCGTACTTCGCCCTGATGCAGCTCCTGCGGGCGATGGGCATGTGGCGCGTCACCTTCGCCGATCCCGCGCCGGCGGAGCGGACGGCGTACATCCCGCTGCTGGCGTTCTACCGGAGCCTGCCCGCGCCCGCCTTCGCTCTCGTGCTGGCGCTGAGGGACGCGCGGTTCGTTCCGCTCCTCGCGGTGCACTTGCTGGTCTTCGCCGGGCCCATCCTGCGGCAGGTGGGCGACGTGTTCCGGATCGCGCGCCCGCTGTGGTGGGGGGTGCGGCGGAGGCTGCTGCGGGCTCCCGGTGGTTGAACACGGCGGCGGACGGGTGGTCGCGGAGGTCACCTACTCCGCCGAGCCGCAGCTTCGCGCCGCGGGCTCGTTCGCCGCTGAGATGCGGCGCGACCTGCGCGTGGCGGGTCCGGTGGCGTGGCAGCTTTTCGTGCGCCGGCTGCAGGCGGGGTACCGGCGCAGCCTGCTGGGCTACCTCTGGCTGGTGCTGCCGCCCCTGGCCACCACCGGCGTGTGGGTGGCCCTGAACGCCGCGCAGGTGCTGCGGGTGGGCGGCACCCGCGTTCCGTACCCGATCTTCGTGCTGGCGGGCACGGTGCTCTGGCAGCTCTTCGTGGACGCGCTCAACGCGCCGCTCGCGCAGCTTTCCGGCTCGCGCGCCATCCTGGGCAAGAGCCGCATTCCGCACGAGGCCTTTCTCCTGGCCGGCGCCATCGAGGTGCTCTTCAACTTCGCGGTTCGCGCGCTCGTACTGCTCCCCGTCTTCGCGTGGTTCGGCGGAGCACCGGCGGCTTCGCTGCTGCTCGCCCCGGTGGGAGTGGCGGCTCTCCTTCTCCTCGGGTTCGCGGCGGGGCTCCTGCTGGCGCCGTTGGGGCTGCTGTACGCGGACGTCTCGCGCGCGCTCACCCTGGCCACGAGCGTCCTCTTCTTCCTCACGCCGGTGCTGTATCCGCTCCCCCGGGCCGGCCCCGCCGCCGTGCTGCGGGTGGCGAACCCGGTGGCCCCGCTTCTCTCCACCACTCGCGAGTGGCTCACCGGCGGCGCGCCCGCTCCCGCCGTGGGGTTCGTGCCGGTGGTGGCGGCGAGCCTGGTCGCGCTGGCGATGGGGTGGCTCTGCTATCGTCTCGCGCGCCCCCACCTGATCTCGCGGCTGTAGCTCCGCCTGTCGCGCCGTGGGACGGGCACGTAGCTTCCCGCTCCACGGCCGCACGCCCCCTGCCAAATGCCAATCACGCAAAGGCGCGAAGACGCGAAGAAAAGGACACACGGAAGTACTTTCTTTGCGCCTTCGCGCCTTCGCGTGAGACCATTTCCTTCAATGCACAGGGATTCGTTAGAAACGGTATGAGGTACCCCGATCGCGCGGTGCGGCTGATCGCCCGGCTGCGGCGCCGCTTCGCCGGCGTGCCCGCGCCGGACGCGGTGGACCTCACCGACCCCGCCTTGCTGCACGACCCCTTTCCGCGCTACGCCGCGCTGCGCGAAAAGGGGCCGGTGCACTTCCTCCCGCGGCAGAAGCTGTGGCTGGTGCTCGGCTACGACGAGGTGGCGAGCGCGTTCAAGGACCCGGAGCACTTCTCCAGCGTCCACCAGCCCGTGCGCTTCGACCCGGTCCTGAACGAGGCGGACCCCCCCGCGCACACCGCGGTGCGCCGCTCCACCGCGCCGTTCTTCAGCGCGTCGGCCACGGCGGGGCTGGAGGAGCGGGCGCGCGGCTTCGCGGCCGGGCTCGTGGACGAGCTTTCAGATAGGGACGAGGTGGAGCTGGTGCGCGACTTCGCGGCGCCGCTGGTGGAGCGGATGGCGGGCGCGCTGCTGGGGCTGGACGCCTCCGCATGCGAGGCGCTGCGGGCGCGGCTGGGGCGGTACGGAGCGGGGGAGCAGGAGGAGCAGTTCCGCGAGCTGGACGCCTGGGCCCGCGAGCAGGCCGCCGCGCCTCCCGCGGCATCGGTGGCCGCGGGGCTGCACGGCGCGGCTTTCGCGCCCGAGGCGGCTGCAGGGCTCCTCAAGCTGTTCTGGGTGGCGGGCACCACCACCACGGGGCGGCTCGTCTCGTCGTGCGCGCTCTACCTGCTCCGCGACCCGGCCCTGAGGGCGGAGCTGAGCGCCGATCCGTCGCTCATCGCCGCCATGGTGGACGAGGTGGCGAGGCTGGAGCCGCCGGAGGTGCTCGTGTGGCGCGTGGCGCGCCCGGGCGCCGAGCTCGCCGGCACGGCGATCCCCGCGGGCGCGGAGGTGAGGCTCTGCGTGGGCGCCGCCAACCGCGATCCCCGGCGCTTTCCGGACCCGAACCGCCTCTCCCTGCGGCGTGCCCCCAATCCCCACCTCACCTTTGGCGCGGGGCCGCACTTCTGCCCCGGCTCCCGCCTGGCGCGCCTCCAGGTGCGGGCGGCCGTGGAGGCGATCCTCACCCGCGCGCCGCACTTCCGCGCGACCCGACCGCTCTCCGCCGTCACGTATGCGCCGTCGCCCAACTACCGCGGGCTGAACGAGCTGCACGCGTCGCTCCGCGCCCCCTCGGGCGCGTGACGGCGCTCGCGATCTCCGCGGAAGGGCTGTCCAAGAAGCTGTGCCGCAACCTGCGGCGGGCGCAGTGGTACGGCGTGCGCGACATCGCCCGGGAGCTGGTGCCCCGCGCATCGCGCTCGGCGGAGCTTCGCCCCGGCGAGTTCTGGGCGCTGCTCGACGTCTCGTTCGATGTGCGCCCGGGCGAAGCGCTCGCCGTGGTGGGCGCCAACGGGGCGGGGAAGAGCACGCTCCTCAAGGTGCTGTACGGGCTGGTGAAGCCGGACGGGGGGCGGGTGACGCTGGGCGGGCGGGTGGGGGCGCTGATCGAGCTCGGCACGGGGTTCGATCCCACCCTCACCGGGCGCGAGAACGCGGGGCTCAACGCGGCGCTGCACGGATTTTCGCGGAGGCGGGCGGCGAAGCTGATGGACGAGATCGCCGACTTCGCGGGGCTGGACGACGCCACGATGGACGTGCCGCTCCAGTTCTACAGCTCGGGGATGCAGGCGCGTCTCGCCTACGCGGTGGCGGCGCACCTGGAGCCGGACGTGCTCCTGGTGGACGAGGTGCTCGCAGTGGGGGACCTCGCCTACCAGC
The Longimicrobium sp. genome window above contains:
- a CDS encoding cytochrome P450 is translated as MRYPDRAVRLIARLRRRFAGVPAPDAVDLTDPALLHDPFPRYAALREKGPVHFLPRQKLWLVLGYDEVASAFKDPEHFSSVHQPVRFDPVLNEADPPAHTAVRRSTAPFFSASATAGLEERARGFAAGLVDELSDRDEVELVRDFAAPLVERMAGALLGLDASACEALRARLGRYGAGEQEEQFRELDAWAREQAAAPPAASVAAGLHGAAFAPEAAAGLLKLFWVAGTTTTGRLVSSCALYLLRDPALRAELSADPSLIAAMVDEVARLEPPEVLVWRVARPGAELAGTAIPAGAEVRLCVGAANRDPRRFPDPNRLSLRRAPNPHLTFGAGPHFCPGSRLARLQVRAAVEAILTRAPHFRATRPLSAVTYAPSPNYRGLNELHASLRAPSGA
- a CDS encoding UbiA family prenyltransferase gives rise to the protein MRVTARAGVLHLVRADDWWLYHLLPLLAAAYASIAFYAVGPAVAYPAVARLILSIVCIAAYAHLINDIGDAEQDAVAGKPDRWRGVSLVWRGAIAAAFLACGFGAWVGAGLSARMLELLTVIAALQPVYALHPLRLKERGGWGLAADALHTHALPTLFCVALFAQAAGAPVWAPLPLVLTAWAFFVGVRGIVYHQRTDEANDRRAGVATFVTRHGSGSSAAFVRRAVFPAELVALGAAGVALFPVIPVPVLAFVAYFALMQLLRAMGMWRVTFADPAPAERTAYIPLLAFYRSLPAPAFALVLALRDARFVPLLAVHLLVFAGPILRQVGDVFRIARPLWWGVRRRLLRAPGG